The following is a genomic window from Streptomyces chrestomyceticus JCM 4735.
CGTTCGCCGGGTCGGCGGTCCCGTCCTCCGAGGCGGAACCGGCCGACGGGCTGGACGTACCGCCCTTTCATCCCCCGGAGGAACCCGGCCCGCCGGCGCCGGTCTGACGTGTACGGGCGGCGCCCGCCCGGTCGCCGTCCCCCCTCCCCGTCCACCCGCGCGCCCCGCGCACGTACGCCCGGGGCGGCGCGCGCACCGCAGCACACACCCCCGTACGCATCACCCCGCCCCGTCAGGAGACGTGCATGGCATCCACGGTCGGCTTCCTCTACCCCGGCCACTCCGCCGAGGACGACTACCCCCGGCTCGAAGCGCTCCTCGGCAACGGACTGAGCCTGCCGCTCGTCCACACCGACATCGGCGAGGACGCCCACCGCGTCGACGCGCTGCTGGAGATGGGCTCCGCCGCCCGGCTCGCGGCCGGCGTCGCCGCACTGAAGAGCCGCGGCGCCGAGGCCGTCGTCTGGGCCTGCACCAGCGCCAGCTTCGTCTTCGGCTGGGAGGGCGCCCACGAGCAGGTGCGCGAGCTGTCGGCCACCGCCGGGCTGCCCGCCTCCAGTACGTCCTTCGCCTTCGCGCACGCCGTACGGGCTCTCGGAGCCGAACGGGTGGCCATCGCCGCGACCTATCCCGACGACGTCGCCGAGTGCTTCCGCGCGTTCCTGAAGTCCGCGGGCACCGAAGTCGTCTCGACGTGCGGCAGCGGGATCATCACCGCGGCCGAGGTCGGCACCTGGGGCCTGGAGGAAGTCCTGCTCCTCGCCCGTACGGGGGACCATCCCGACGCCCAGGTGGTGCTGCTGCCCGACACGGCCCTGCACACCGCCGCGTACCTCCCCGCCATCGAGGCGGAGCTGCGCAAGCCGGTGCTCACCGCCAACCAGGTCACCGCCTGGGAGGGGCTGCGGCTGCTGGAGCGCACGGTCGCCTGTCCGGCGCTGGGCACGCTGTTCGCGGGGGCGCCGGTGCCGTCCGCGGCGGGGTAACGGCGGCGGAACCGCCGCCCGCCCGGCGACGACGCGCCCTCTTCGCCCGCCCGGGAATAACCGGAGAAGTACTCCGGTTATTCTCCGGGCAGACCAGCGACGCGAGGAGGGCCCGCACCGTGAGCGGCGACCACGACGAGATCCGGGACCACGAAGAAAGCCGGGACGGCGACGCCCGGAACGGCGACGGCATCCGGGGCGCGGCCCTCGGCACCGCGCCCGTCCCCCTGTCCGTACTGGACCTGGTGACCGTGGGCGCGGGACACACCGCCTCCGAGGCCGTACGCACCGCCGTCGGGATCGCCCGCACGGCCGAGCGCCGCGGCTTCCACCGCTACTGGGTCGCCGAGCACCACTCGATGCCCGGCGTGGCCTCCTCGTCCCCCGCGGTCCTGCTGGCGCACCTCGCCGCGCACACTGACCGCATCCGGCTCGGCTCCGGCGGCGTCATGCTGCCCAACCATGCGCCGCTGGTGATCGCCGAGCAGTTCGGCACGCTGGAGGCGATGGCCCCCGGCCGCGTCGACCTCGGCCTCGGCCGCGCGCCCGGCACCGACGGCGCCACCGCCGCCGCGCTGCGCCGTACCGAGCGGCTGCACGAGGGCGCCGACGAGTTCCCGCAGCAGCTCGCCGAGCTGACCCGCTTCCTGGACGACGACTTCCCCGACGGGCACCCCTACAGCCGCATCCACGCGGTGCCGGGCCCGGTCCAGGCGACGTCCCCGGGCGGCGTCCAGTCGGCGCACCGGCCGCCGCTGTGGCTGCTCGGCTCCTCCGGCTTCAGCGCCCAGTTGGCGGGCCGCCTGGGCCTGCCGTTCGCCTTCGCCCACCACTTCTCGGCGGCGAACACCATCCCCGCGCTGGACCTGTACCGCGAGTCCTTCCGCCCCTCCGCGGTCCTGGCCGAGCCGTACGCGCTGATCGGCGTCGCCGCGCTGGCCGCCGAGGACGAGAAGGAGGCGCACCGCCAGGTCCTCACCGGCGCGCTGTCCATGATCCGGCTGCGCACCGGGCGTCCCGGGCTGGTGCCCAGCCCCGAGGAGGCGGCGGCGTACGCGTTCAGCGGCATGGAGCGCGACTTCGTGGACAGTTGGCTGTCCAACATCGTCTACGGCACGCCCGACGCGGTCCGCACCGGCCTGGACGACCTGGCCAAGCGCACCGGCGCGGACGAGCTGATGATCACCGCCAACGCGCACGGCGGGGACGTCCGGCTGCGTTCTTACGAGCTGATCGCGGACGCGTACGGGCTGCCTACGGTGTGACGGTCGGTGGCGCCGACGGTGTGACGGGCGTGCGGACGACGGGGTGATCGTCGTGCGGACGGCGCTGTGACCGTTGTGCCGCCCCGGAGGCGGGCGGGTGCATCGGAGTGAACGGGGGGAGTGCGCCGCTTCGCCCGCGCCCACGCGACGCCCCTCGCAGCCGCTACGCGCCGGTCTCCCGCCCCGCCCCGATCAGATCGCAGACCCGGTCCGGGGGCACCGGGCGGGAGTACAGCCACCCCTGCCCGGTGTCACAGCCGATGCGGCGCAACCGTTCCGCCTGCTCGGCGCTCTCCACGCACTCCGCGGTGACCGTCAGACCCAGCCGGTGCGCGAGCGCCACCAGCGCCTCCACGATCGTCTCGTCCGCCGGGTTCGGATGCTCCTGCGAACGGAAGCCCCGCACGAAGGACCCGTCCAGCTTCAGTACGGACACCGGCAGCCGGCTGAGGTAGGCCAGGTTCGAGTAGCCGGTGCCGAAGTCGTCGATGGCGATCCGTACGCCCATCTCGCTCAGCGCCTGGAGCGCCTGGAGCGGGCGCCCGGCCGAGCCCATCACCGCCGACTCGGTCAGCTCCAGTTGGAGCAGGGCGGGCGGCAGCCCGGTCTCGGCGAGGATGCCCGCCACGTCCGCGACCAGGTCGGAGTCCCACACCTGGCGTACGGCGACGTTCACGCTGACGAACAGCGGCTCGGCGCCGGGACGTGCCAGTTGCCAGGCGCGGGCCTGGTGGCAGGCGCGGGCCAGCACCCAGCGGCCCAGCTCGACGATCGAGCCGTTCTCCTCCGCCAATCCGATGAACCGATTCGGCGACAGTGTGCCGAACTGCGGATGACGCCAGCGCACCAGCGCCTCGACGCCCTGTGCCCGCCCGTCACCGAGCCCGACCAGCGGCTGGTACTCCAGCGTGAACTCGCCGCGGTCCACCGCCGGCCGCAGCGTGCTGGACAGCGCCTGCCGGGTCATCCGGTGCGCGTTGCGCTCGGGGTCGAAGAGCGTCCAGCGGGCCTTGCCGTCCTCCTTCGCCCAGTACAGCGTGGTGTCCGCGGCCTGCATCAGGCCGGTCGCCGTGGTGCCGGTCGCCGCGCGCTCCACGACCCCGATGCTCGCCGAGACCGACAGCCGCTGCCCGGCCAGGTCGAACGGCCGCTGGAGCGCGTCCAGGACCCGTTGTGCCAGTTCGGCGAGTTGTTCGGTACCGGCCGAGTCCTCCACCAGGAGGGCGAACTCGTCGCCGCCCAGCCGCGCCACCAGGTGGCCGCTGCCGCCGCGTACCGCGCCCCGATCGGCCAGGCTCTCGGCGCAGTGCGTCAGGCGCTGCGCCACCGCGCTCAGCAGCCGGTCGCCGACGCGGTGCCCGAGGGTGTCGTTGACGGCCTTGAAGCCGTCCAGGTCGAGGTAGCACAGGCCGACCCGGCCCGTACCGTGCTGCTCGAAGGCGGCCGACTCCAGCGCGCCCGCGAGCCGCTCGAAGAACAGCGCGCGGTTGGGCAGCCGGGTCACCGGGTCGTGCATCTGGAGGTGGCGCAGCCGGGCCAGCAGGTCGTGCCGGTCGCTGATGTCCGCCACGGACAGCAGGACGCAGTCCTCGTCCGGCAGCGGCTCGACCGTCACCTCCGCCCAGAGGAACTGCCCGTCCGGATGTTTCAGTCGTCGGGTGCACCGCAGCCGGTCGCTGTGGCCGCGCAGGACCTCCCGGTACGCGGCCCAGATGCGCGGGTCGGTGCCCAGCTCGGTCAGGTCGGCGGCGGTGGCCGCGACCAGGTCGTCCGGTGCCGCGCCGACCAGTTCGCCGAAGGCGGGGTTGGCGGCGAGCACCAGGCCGTCGCGGTTCAGCACGGCCAATGGGGCGCGGGCGGCACGGAAGGCGGCGCGGTAGTCGCGCAGCGAGGCCGCCGAGCCGTCACCGGCGTCGGGTTCGCCGCGGACGCCGGTCCGCGGCTCGCCGGGCGTGCCGGGGGGGCCTGGCGCACCGGACTCGCCGGGTCGGGACTCGCCGGTCCGGGGGTGTCCGTCGGGTGTGGCGGACCGGGCGGGGCCGTCGGCCGCGGTGGGGCCGTCGGCGGGTGCCGGGTCGGAGGCGCCGTCCGGGCCTCCGCCGGATTCATTGGTCGGTTCTTTACGCTCCGTCACCGCGGAGAGCGTCGTTCCGGGCGCGCGGCCCGTGCCGCCGGGGTATCCGCTCACTGCTCGCTCCCGCATGGCGCTTGTCTCGTGATGGAGGGGGGAATCCGCGCTGGAAAGTGTGGCGATCATAGAGGCTGCCGCAAGGGCCTATCCAGCGACGTAACCGTGATCATCGGCACCTGTGGCGGAAGTTTGGCCATTTCCGTCCGGCTGTGTTCGTGCGTATCCGGTCAACGATCGATAGTGACTTTCCGTTACGGGGTGGGGAGTTGGGCCGGTCACTCGTCTGGGGCCCCGGAACAGGACGGAATCCGGCAATTCCCCACAAGGTGGTGAGGGTGCTCCGAATCTGTACCGGGAGGTCGATGTGCCACGCGCCCAGCAACCTCCGGAGGTGGGCCGTCGCGCGCTGCGCCGGGTGGCCGCCGTGGCCACCTCCCTCAGCGCCGTCATAGCCACCTCCGTCATCGCGGGCCCCGCCACCGCGTCCGAGGGGACGCCGCCGTGCGCCCTGGCCCGTACCGACGCCCACCACTCCGAGGGCCTGGACACCTGGAACCGCGCCTACCCGCGCCCGGTCCGCACCCTTGACGCCGTCATGGTCTTCCTGTCCTTCCCCGACTCCGAGCCGGTCACCGACCCCCGCGAACTGGCCGCCGACTACTTCCCGGCCACCACCCGCTTCTTCGAGCGCGCGTCCTACGGCCGCTTCACCCTGCGCCCCGACATCCAGCGCCGCTGGGTACGGATGCCGCAGGCCTCCAGCACGTACGGCATACGCCGGGACTGGGCGGCCGGCGACCGCGCCGCCTACCTCCGGGACGCGGTCGCCGCCGCCGACGGCTCGGTGGACTTCAGCCGGTACGACGTCGTCTACCTCGTCGCCGACCCGGACGCGGCCGGCGTCGACTCCGACGCCACCAAGGTCGTCAACCTCGACCGCCCGCTGCGCGCCGACGACGCGGACCTCAGCCGGTTCGTCACGCTCTTCGAGCAGAGCCCGCCGGACCGCAACGTGCTCGCCCACGAGACCGGCCACGTCTTCGACCTGCCGGACCTCTACCACCGGCCCCAGGAGGGCAAGGGTGACTGGGACACGTACGTGGGCGACTGGGACCTCATGGGCAGCCAGTTCGGCCTCGCCCCCGACCCCTTCGGCTGGCACAAGTGGAAGATCGGCTGGCTCGGCGGCCGCCAGGTGACCTGCGTCTCCCTCGGCCGGGAGCGGCGCTCGTCCGTGCACACCCTGCGGCCGCTGTCCGCGCCCATGGGGCCGGGCGACGGGCGGCGGGCGCGGCTGCTGGTCGTCCGCACCGGTCCGCGCAGCGCGCTGGCCGTCGAGGCGCGCGGCGCGGTGGGCAACGATCACGACGTCTGCACCGAGGGCGTCCTGGTCTACCGGGTGCACAGCGAGACCGCGTCCGGGAGCGGTCCGGTGGAGGTGCTGGACGGGCACCCCGGTACCGAGGCGTGTTGGGGGACTTCCGTATTCCCCCGGCTTGCTGATGCGCCGCTCGGCGAAGGCGAAAGCCTGGACGCCGCCGAGGACGGGGTGCGGGTGCAGGTGTACGGGCGGTCGTCCTCGGGGGACTGGACGGTCAAGGTGGAGCGGAGCGGGTGAGGGAGAGTGGAGCGGGGGAGGGCGGGTGTCCGGGGCCGGACGGGCGCCCGCCCCGGTTTCCCGGCGCCCGGTTTCCCGGCGCCGCCCTGCTCTCGGCTTTTCGGCGTACGAAGAAGGCCCCCACCGAGGTGGGGGCCTTCTTCTGTCGGTGCGCCGCCAGGGACTCGAACCCCGGACCCGCTGATTAAGAGTCAGCTGCTCTAACCAACTGAGCTAGCGGCGCCTGCTGACGTGGAAAACATTAGCATCCTGATCGGGTGGCGCAAAAATCGATTCAGCGAGGCCCGCCCCGCACCGGGGTGCGCGGGGCGGAAGACCCGGTGCGGGCCCGTGTTCCGGGGGGCCGGGGCGGTGGTGGCGCTGGTCACAGGGGTGGGATGAGGGTTGGCGCCGTTCGGGTGGTGGCGGGGTCGGCGGGGGCGTCGGGGCTGTTGCGTGCCGCGGTGGCGACGGGGCCGTCGGGTACTGCGGTGGCGACGCCGGTGGCGCGCCGGGCGGCACGTATGCAGGCCCAGAGGAGGGCGCCCGGCCCGGGGAGCCAGGGGTGGCGTACGTCCGGGGCCACCAGCCAGCGGGAGGCGGTGAGGTCCTGAGCGCTGTGGGGTGTGTGGGGCGGGTCCGGCTGCGGTGACCGCTGGGGGAAGAGGGGCGGGACGGTCACGGCGTCGCCCGGCCCGTGGCAGAGCAGTGGCGGTACGGAGCCGGACCACTCCTCCCAGCCGAGCAGGGCGGGCAGCCGCCGGGCCGTACCGGGCTCGGCGAACAGCAGGATGCGGCCGCGGTGGGTGGCGACGGGCCCGGACCCGGGCCCCGCGGTCCATAAGCGGTCCACCAGGTCGCGGCCGAAGAGCGCGGGCGCGTTGATCACGTCGAAGACCGTGCCGCACGGCAGTGTGCTCGGCGCCTCCGGACAGGACGCCCACCGGGCGTGCACGGCCTCGGGGCGCGGGGCGGCGGAGGCGAGCCAGTCGGCGCCGGCGAGGGTGACGTACGCCGCGGTGTGGAAGGCGGCGGGGGCGGGTCGGCGGGGATGCTCGGAGGGCCAGTCGCTCATGGCCCCGGTTTACCGGTATGCGGTGTTCCGTTTCTGCGGAATGGCCGAAATCCGGACAGGACGGGGCGGTGTGGGGTATGTTCCCGCGCCCGCATATGCCAGCGGCCCATGATCAACGGGATCATGGGCCGGGGCGCGAGGGCGGGGATGCGAGGGCGTGGCCGGTGGGGCGGGGGGCGAGGGCCGGGCCGGTCGGGCCGGGCCCGTCCGGGGTCGAGGCGATCGGGAAGCGGGTGCCGGGAGCTGCTGAACCGTTCAGTCGGCGGTGGCGTCCAGGCGGCTGCCGCCACCGTTGCGCAGCAGGCCGCGGCCGAACTCGACCATCTTCGCCGCGTAGTCCTCGGTCCAGTCCGCGCGCTCCGCGATCACGGAGAGCGGCAGCCGGTCGAAGCGCCGGGGATCGGCGAGGTGGGCCGCCGCCATCGCCTGGAACTCGGTGGCCCGGTCCGCCGCCGCGCGGAAGGCGAGCGTCAGCTCGGTGGAGCGGGCGAGCAGCTCCTTGGGGTCCTCGATGGACTCCAGGTCGAAGAAGTGCTCGGGGTCGGACGTGGCCTCCGGAGGCTCGAAGAGCAGCGGAGCCGGTTTCAGGCGCCGGGGCGCGGAGGCAGCTCCGCGCGGGTCGGAAGCCGGTTGCGGCTCGGACATGTACGTACCTCCTGGATCGTGTGCCGCGTTCCATTGTCCCGCGCCGCGCAAGTGCGCCTGGCGACGCGCCCCTACGGGGCTCAGCCGCCCGCAGGGGGCAGCACATCACGTGCCGCGCGCCCCCGTTACGCGCCTGCACCGCCACCGTACGACCGTGCGCGGCGCGCCCGGGCGCAAGTGAGCCGCGCCGACCGATACCCGCCCCTGGACACCCCCGTGCGCGGCGGCACACGACGCTGCGCGGGTCGGCCCGGCCCCGTACGTCCGGGTCCAGCGTCCAGCGTCCAGCCCAGCCCAGCCCGGCCGGGCCCGTGCCTGACCCGGCCGGCGCGCACAGGCCGGCCCCGGCGGCTTCCGGCCCGACCGCCCGCCGACTGCCCCGACGGCCTCACCGCCGCCCGGTCAGGGCCGCCACGCCACCCGGTGTTCGTTCAGATGGGCCAGGACCGCGTGGTTCGCTTCCCAGCCGTCCGGGAACTTGACCGTGACGCCCAGTTGGACGGGGTCCGCCGAGGGGTGTTCGTCCAGCAGCTCCGGTATGCCGGCCCGGCTGACCACGATGCAGGCGTGCCGGTGGCGCGAGGCCAGTACGCACAGCCGACCGGTCTCCAGGTGGAAGGCGGTCGCGTCGGGGCGGCCGGAGAGCGGGTGCAGGAAGACCGTGACGTCGAACTCCCGTCCCTGGAGGCGGTTGGCGGTGTCCACCGCGACGCCGCCGACGCCGAGCCCGGCCAGCGCGGCCCGTACCGCCGCCGCCTGGTCACGGTGGGCCGTGCCGACCGCGATCCGATCGGCGGTCAGCGGCACCGGGTCGGGGCCGCGCTCACTGG
Proteins encoded in this region:
- a CDS encoding aspartate/glutamate racemase family protein, producing the protein MASTVGFLYPGHSAEDDYPRLEALLGNGLSLPLVHTDIGEDAHRVDALLEMGSAARLAAGVAALKSRGAEAVVWACTSASFVFGWEGAHEQVRELSATAGLPASSTSFAFAHAVRALGAERVAIAATYPDDVAECFRAFLKSAGTEVVSTCGSGIITAAEVGTWGLEEVLLLARTGDHPDAQVVLLPDTALHTAAYLPAIEAELRKPVLTANQVTAWEGLRLLERTVACPALGTLFAGAPVPSAAG
- a CDS encoding LLM class flavin-dependent oxidoreductase — protein: MSGDHDEIRDHEESRDGDARNGDGIRGAALGTAPVPLSVLDLVTVGAGHTASEAVRTAVGIARTAERRGFHRYWVAEHHSMPGVASSSPAVLLAHLAAHTDRIRLGSGGVMLPNHAPLVIAEQFGTLEAMAPGRVDLGLGRAPGTDGATAAALRRTERLHEGADEFPQQLAELTRFLDDDFPDGHPYSRIHAVPGPVQATSPGGVQSAHRPPLWLLGSSGFSAQLAGRLGLPFAFAHHFSAANTIPALDLYRESFRPSAVLAEPYALIGVAALAAEDEKEAHRQVLTGALSMIRLRTGRPGLVPSPEEAAAYAFSGMERDFVDSWLSNIVYGTPDAVRTGLDDLAKRTGADELMITANAHGGDVRLRSYELIADAYGLPTV
- a CDS encoding putative bifunctional diguanylate cyclase/phosphodiesterase, producing the protein MRERAVSGYPGGTGRAPGTTLSAVTERKEPTNESGGGPDGASDPAPADGPTAADGPARSATPDGHPRTGESRPGESGAPGPPGTPGEPRTGVRGEPDAGDGSAASLRDYRAAFRAARAPLAVLNRDGLVLAANPAFGELVGAAPDDLVAATAADLTELGTDPRIWAAYREVLRGHSDRLRCTRRLKHPDGQFLWAEVTVEPLPDEDCVLLSVADISDRHDLLARLRHLQMHDPVTRLPNRALFFERLAGALESAAFEQHGTGRVGLCYLDLDGFKAVNDTLGHRVGDRLLSAVAQRLTHCAESLADRGAVRGGSGHLVARLGGDEFALLVEDSAGTEQLAELAQRVLDALQRPFDLAGQRLSVSASIGVVERAATGTTATGLMQAADTTLYWAKEDGKARWTLFDPERNAHRMTRQALSSTLRPAVDRGEFTLEYQPLVGLGDGRAQGVEALVRWRHPQFGTLSPNRFIGLAEENGSIVELGRWVLARACHQARAWQLARPGAEPLFVSVNVAVRQVWDSDLVADVAGILAETGLPPALLQLELTESAVMGSAGRPLQALQALSEMGVRIAIDDFGTGYSNLAYLSRLPVSVLKLDGSFVRGFRSQEHPNPADETIVEALVALAHRLGLTVTAECVESAEQAERLRRIGCDTGQGWLYSRPVPPDRVCDLIGAGRETGA
- a CDS encoding M6 family metalloprotease domain-containing protein; protein product: MGRRALRRVAAVATSLSAVIATSVIAGPATASEGTPPCALARTDAHHSEGLDTWNRAYPRPVRTLDAVMVFLSFPDSEPVTDPRELAADYFPATTRFFERASYGRFTLRPDIQRRWVRMPQASSTYGIRRDWAAGDRAAYLRDAVAAADGSVDFSRYDVVYLVADPDAAGVDSDATKVVNLDRPLRADDADLSRFVTLFEQSPPDRNVLAHETGHVFDLPDLYHRPQEGKGDWDTYVGDWDLMGSQFGLAPDPFGWHKWKIGWLGGRQVTCVSLGRERRSSVHTLRPLSAPMGPGDGRRARLLVVRTGPRSALAVEARGAVGNDHDVCTEGVLVYRVHSETASGSGPVEVLDGHPGTEACWGTSVFPRLADAPLGEGESLDAAEDGVRVQVYGRSSSGDWTVKVERSG
- a CDS encoding bifunctional DNA primase/polymerase, coding for MSDWPSEHPRRPAPAAFHTAAYVTLAGADWLASAAPRPEAVHARWASCPEAPSTLPCGTVFDVINAPALFGRDLVDRLWTAGPGSGPVATHRGRILLFAEPGTARRLPALLGWEEWSGSVPPLLCHGPGDAVTVPPLFPQRSPQPDPPHTPHSAQDLTASRWLVAPDVRHPWLPGPGALLWACIRAARRATGVATAVPDGPVATAARNSPDAPADPATTRTAPTLIPPL